The proteins below are encoded in one region of Fibrobacter sp.:
- a CDS encoding SDR family oxidoreductase, producing IAEAAMWLCSDKASFVTGASIPVDGGMTAG from the coding sequence ATTGCAGAGGCCGCAATGTGGCTTTGCTCCGACAAGGCATCGTTTGTAACAGGAGCAAGCATTCCGGTTGACGGGGGAATGACAGCGGGTTAG
- a CDS encoding CPBP family intramembrane metalloprotease yields the protein MQKLLLAIEFIVVYIVIPSAIFLRFITLNRIAILIILCATSVVFLASEPEFSIKTLLRTKIKKGQILWVLKRFLLSVPALLLLGMILVPDDLFTVPGKDPLFWTGGSVIYILLSVIPQEILYRVFFFHRYRKLFPGKGLLLFASTVVFSFVHIIYLNLVAVALTLAGGYFFSKTYQETDSFLLTVIEHSIYGCFLFALGLGPAFS from the coding sequence ATGCAAAAACTTCTGCTCGCCATAGAGTTCATCGTGGTCTATATAGTAATCCCTTCCGCAATTTTCCTCAGGTTTATAACCCTTAACAGAATCGCGATTCTTATAATTCTTTGTGCAACTTCAGTAGTATTTCTAGCAAGTGAACCGGAGTTCAGCATCAAAACACTCTTAAGGACCAAAATCAAAAAAGGACAGATACTTTGGGTATTGAAGCGTTTTTTACTTTCTGTACCAGCGCTCCTTCTCCTTGGAATGATTCTTGTTCCTGATGACCTTTTTACGGTTCCAGGTAAAGACCCATTATTCTGGACAGGTGGATCGGTTATTTATATCCTGCTTTCTGTTATCCCACAGGAGATTCTTTACAGGGTCTTTTTTTTTCACCGTTACAGGAAACTTTTCCCCGGCAAAGGTTTACTGCTATTTGCATCGACGGTAGTATTCTCTTTCGTGCACATCATCTACCTCAACCTTGTAGCAGTGGCACTAACCCTGGCAGGGGGTTATTTCTTCTCAAAAACCTACCAGGAGACAGACTCTTTTCTGCTTACAGTCATCGAACACTCCATCTATGGCTGCTTTCTTTTTGCTCTGGGGCTGGGTCCGGCTTTTTCATAA